The Pedobacter roseus genome contains a region encoding:
- a CDS encoding ABC transporter ATP-binding protein translates to MIKIENLEKVYKTEEVETTALNGINLHVAAGEFVSIMGPSGCGKSTLLNVMGLLDKPESGSYKFIDTELLTLNDRERSNFRKRNMGFVFQNFNLIDELTVFENIELPLIYNKVAAGERKKLVNEIIQRMNIVNRSGHFPQQLSGGQQQRVAVARALVTKPKLVLADEPTGNLDSSHGNEVMELLCELNETGTTIVMVTHSSHDASFSNRIINLKDGHVISEKINKSRNEELI, encoded by the coding sequence ATGATTAAAATAGAAAATCTGGAAAAAGTTTACAAAACTGAAGAGGTAGAAACCACTGCACTTAACGGAATTAACCTTCATGTGGCAGCAGGCGAATTTGTTTCCATTATGGGCCCGTCAGGCTGCGGAAAATCTACCTTATTAAATGTAATGGGTTTATTAGACAAGCCCGAAAGTGGAAGTTATAAATTTATCGATACAGAGCTTTTAACGTTAAACGATAGAGAACGTTCCAATTTCCGTAAGCGGAACATGGGTTTCGTTTTCCAGAATTTTAACCTGATTGATGAGTTAACGGTTTTCGAAAACATCGAACTGCCGTTAATCTATAATAAAGTGGCAGCTGGTGAACGTAAAAAACTGGTAAATGAAATCATCCAAAGGATGAACATTGTAAACCGTAGCGGGCACTTTCCACAACAGTTATCGGGAGGGCAGCAGCAGCGTGTAGCCGTAGCGAGGGCCCTGGTTACCAAACCTAAACTGGTTTTGGCCGATGAACCTACCGGAAATTTAGATAGCTCACACGGTAATGAAGTAATGGAACTGCTCTGCGAACTGAACGAAACCGGAACCACCATCGTAATGGTAACCCACTCGAGCCACGATGCGAGTTTTTCTAACCGGATCATTAACCTGAAAGATGGTCATGTGATTTCTGAAAAGATCAACAAAAGCAGGAACGAAGAGCTGATATAA
- a CDS encoding ABC transporter permease translates to MFKLNLKIALRNLWKNKGFSLINIGGLAIGLASCMVLLLYVAYEWSYDKQFSNHDKTYVVYQNMEASGKTFSWAWTPNVMAKEVQEKIPGVKYASHTTYPGKQLITVGDNKINSDAVYADQNFIKILDYKFLEGNAATVLKDVNTIILTRSFATKLFGKEDPINKTVKLENQEILKVEAVIEDAPANSSLIFECIMPWTLFEKRQPWIKEGNWGNNMCLTLVQLKDNNFFTTANDLMHGIYKRNQKDNTSVALLHPLTKWHLYDDFQNGKSVGGKIDQLKIFLLLAFCILLIACVNFMNLSTARSERRAKEVGVRKAIGSTRKSLINQFFLESLLITFIATVFAFILIEVSLPYFNSLLDIKLTIDYHNSLFWLTLVGLMILTGLIAGSYPALYLSSFEPIKVLKGFTLKTDSSTSVRKVLVVGQFVFAACLIICTAVIYQQLNYIKNKPVGYDQSNLIQIAVVGRMNDAAKLELLKTQFIAAGATTHVTSFSTDFTEGGDNTTGIDWEGKNPNEKISFNHRTIGYDFVETIGTKMISGREFSAKFPNDTASVLLNEAAVRMMQLKNPIGKVITFWGDKKLTIVGIVKDFVVESVYQKVSPMIFRVNGKYDARVIIARLNPNQNISTSLAKIDELVKQMEPNYPVNRKFVNESFEVKFKNEKLLGSLSNWFGGFAIFISCLGLLGLALFMAEQRKKEISIRKVLGASTGNILVLLNKDFIKLVAIANLIAFPLAYIIVNKWLSSFEYRIAISVLPFIVAIALSVLIAILTVSVQSVKVAKANPIDALKYE, encoded by the coding sequence ATGTTCAAATTAAACCTTAAAATAGCCTTACGCAACCTTTGGAAAAACAAGGGCTTCTCCTTAATTAATATTGGGGGATTGGCCATTGGCCTGGCCAGTTGTATGGTTTTATTGCTCTATGTTGCTTACGAGTGGAGCTACGATAAACAATTCTCCAATCATGATAAAACTTATGTAGTTTATCAAAACATGGAGGCAAGTGGTAAAACTTTTAGCTGGGCCTGGACACCAAATGTAATGGCTAAAGAAGTACAGGAAAAAATCCCTGGAGTTAAATATGCCTCTCACACTACTTACCCGGGAAAGCAACTCATTACCGTTGGCGACAATAAAATCAATAGCGATGCCGTATATGCCGATCAGAATTTTATTAAAATATTGGATTATAAATTTCTTGAGGGTAATGCGGCCACAGTTTTAAAAGATGTTAATACCATTATTCTGACCAGGTCTTTCGCAACAAAATTATTTGGAAAAGAAGACCCGATTAATAAGACAGTAAAGCTCGAAAACCAGGAGATATTAAAAGTAGAAGCGGTAATAGAAGATGCCCCTGCAAATAGCAGCTTAATTTTTGAATGTATTATGCCCTGGACATTGTTCGAAAAGCGTCAACCCTGGATAAAGGAAGGCAATTGGGGCAACAACATGTGTTTAACACTTGTTCAGTTAAAGGATAATAACTTTTTCACTACTGCAAATGATTTGATGCACGGCATTTACAAACGCAATCAAAAAGATAATACATCAGTAGCTTTATTACATCCTTTAACCAAATGGCATTTATACGATGATTTTCAAAACGGTAAATCGGTAGGTGGAAAAATAGATCAGCTTAAAATATTTTTATTGCTTGCCTTTTGCATCTTGCTAATTGCCTGTGTAAATTTTATGAATTTATCTACAGCACGGTCCGAGCGCAGGGCAAAAGAAGTTGGCGTTCGTAAAGCCATCGGATCAACACGTAAATCGTTAATTAATCAGTTTTTTTTAGAATCCCTGCTTATCACATTTATTGCCACAGTTTTCGCCTTTATTTTAATTGAGGTTAGTTTGCCATATTTTAATAGTTTGTTAGATATTAAATTAACAATAGATTATCATAACAGCCTGTTTTGGTTAACATTAGTGGGGCTAATGATTTTAACCGGATTAATTGCGGGTAGTTATCCGGCACTTTATTTATCTTCTTTCGAGCCAATTAAAGTGTTGAAAGGTTTCACCCTTAAAACAGATTCATCCACTTCGGTGAGGAAAGTATTGGTGGTTGGCCAGTTTGTTTTTGCTGCATGTTTAATTATCTGTACAGCAGTAATTTATCAGCAACTTAACTATATTAAAAACAAGCCTGTTGGTTACGATCAATCCAATTTAATTCAGATAGCTGTAGTTGGCAGAATGAATGATGCTGCTAAGTTAGAATTGCTTAAAACACAATTCATAGCAGCTGGTGCAACAACTCATGTTACTTCTTTTAGTACAGATTTTACTGAAGGTGGAGATAATACAACGGGCATAGATTGGGAAGGTAAAAATCCGAACGAGAAAATTTCTTTTAACCATAGAACGATAGGGTATGATTTTGTTGAAACTATTGGTACTAAAATGATTAGTGGCAGGGAATTTTCTGCGAAATTTCCTAATGATACAGCCAGCGTGTTGTTAAACGAAGCGGCTGTGAGAATGATGCAGTTAAAAAATCCAATTGGCAAAGTAATTACTTTCTGGGGAGATAAGAAGCTAACTATAGTTGGTATTGTTAAAGATTTTGTGGTAGAAAGTGTTTACCAAAAAGTATCTCCGATGATTTTTAGGGTAAATGGAAAGTACGATGCGCGGGTTATTATAGCGCGTTTAAATCCAAATCAAAACATCAGCACATCGCTGGCCAAAATTGACGAGTTGGTAAAACAGATGGAACCTAATTATCCTGTTAACCGCAAATTTGTGAACGAATCTTTTGAAGTGAAATTTAAAAATGAAAAACTTTTAGGCTCACTTTCAAACTGGTTTGGTGGTTTCGCCATTTTTATTTCTTGTTTAGGATTATTAGGCCTGGCACTTTTTATGGCAGAGCAACGCAAAAAAGAAATCAGCATCCGTAAGGTTTTAGGTGCCAGCACCGGCAATATCCTCGTGTTGCTGAATAAAGATTTTATAAAATTGGTAGCCATAGCTAATCTCATAGCGTTCCCATTAGCCTATATCATTGTAAACAAATGGCTTTCATCTTTCGAATACCGCATCGCTATATCAGTATTGCCATTTATCGTAGCCATTGCTTTGTCAGTACTCATTGCCATACTTACCGTTAGTGTACAGTCCGTTAAAGTGGCAAAAGCAAACCCAATTGATGCACTTAAATACGAATAA
- a CDS encoding ABC transporter permease — MFKLNLKIALRNLWRNKGFTLINLGGLAIGLASCMILLLYVAYEYGYDKQFTDYDKTYVLYNNQKTASETFSFMAFPGQLRNEIKEKVPGVAKVSRLSYPEPMLLSYNQNNFKLNAVFGDSDFLKMFDYKVLKGNPNTFLNSVDGVILTETLAKNLFGNEDPLNKVVKLDNKESLKVEGVIADRPKNSTLELDYIMSWKLYDKLNPWTKNSGWGNNYCMIFMQLQNNSLFSQANNQLTGMIKAHDKEVNGEPFMHPLSKWHLYDKFENGKNVGGRIDQLRIFFLLAFCILLIACVNFMNLSTAKSEKRAREVGVRKAIGSSRNNLVGQFMFESVLLTTLSMLVAFVLIEVSLPYFNNLLGITLGIDYKDYKFWSVFLGLTLLTAVIAGSYPAFYLSSFDPVKVLKGFKLSGGSSLSIRKFLVIFQFVFAACLIVCTAVIYQQLNYIKNKPIGYNKANLVQISTEGEFSKKEKREILKDELLKSGAITAFTEYSLSLTGGGNNTYGINWPGKNQKDKILVNFRFTNLDLTKTTGMEILKGRDFSKDFVDTANVLVNEALVKVMGMKDPVGKMIEWGQPVRIIGVLKDYVMESPYQKATPLLIAQNPNNVTTIIMRLNDKNNITSSVNQISETAKRLNPAYPATIRFVDDNFELKFRNEKLLGTLSNWFGGFAIFISCLGLLGLALFMAEQRKKEISIRKVLGASTANILTLLNKDFIKLVAIANLIAFPLAYIIINKWLSGYEYRISVSALPFIAAISLSVIIAILTVSVQSVKVAKANPIDALKYE; from the coding sequence ATGTTCAAACTCAACCTCAAAATAGCATTACGCAACCTGTGGCGAAATAAAGGCTTCACCCTGATCAATCTGGGCGGATTGGCCATTGGCTTGGCCAGTTGTATGATTTTACTATTGTATGTAGCCTACGAATATGGCTACGATAAGCAATTTACAGATTATGATAAAACTTATGTGCTTTACAATAACCAGAAAACCGCTTCGGAGACTTTTAGTTTTATGGCCTTTCCAGGTCAGTTGAGAAACGAAATTAAAGAGAAAGTTCCTGGTGTAGCAAAGGTAAGCCGTTTATCTTACCCTGAGCCAATGCTTTTATCCTACAATCAGAACAATTTTAAATTGAACGCCGTTTTTGGTGATTCCGATTTTCTTAAGATGTTCGATTATAAGGTGTTGAAAGGCAATCCGAATACTTTTTTAAACAGCGTAGATGGGGTAATTCTGACAGAAACATTGGCTAAAAACCTTTTTGGTAATGAAGATCCGCTTAACAAAGTGGTTAAACTTGATAACAAGGAGAGTTTGAAAGTAGAAGGTGTTATTGCAGATCGTCCAAAAAATTCGACCTTGGAACTGGATTATATCATGTCGTGGAAATTGTATGATAAATTAAATCCGTGGACCAAAAACAGTGGCTGGGGCAATAATTATTGTATGATATTTATGCAGCTTCAGAACAATTCATTATTCAGCCAGGCCAATAACCAATTGACTGGTATGATTAAGGCACATGATAAAGAGGTAAATGGTGAACCTTTTATGCACCCGCTTTCTAAATGGCATTTGTACGATAAATTTGAAAATGGCAAAAATGTTGGCGGAAGGATAGATCAGCTCAGGATATTTTTTCTTTTGGCTTTTTGCATTCTTTTAATTGCCTGCGTTAATTTCATGAACCTTTCTACCGCCAAATCAGAAAAAAGAGCGCGTGAGGTTGGTGTGCGTAAAGCCATCGGTTCTTCGCGAAATAACCTGGTAGGCCAGTTCATGTTCGAATCAGTTTTATTAACCACCCTGAGTATGCTCGTGGCTTTTGTTTTAATTGAGGTAAGTCTGCCATATTTTAACAATTTATTGGGCATTACCCTGGGGATAGATTATAAAGATTATAAATTTTGGTCGGTATTTTTAGGTTTAACCCTATTAACTGCAGTAATTGCCGGAAGTTACCCTGCTTTTTACCTTTCTTCTTTCGATCCTGTTAAAGTTTTAAAAGGATTTAAACTTTCTGGGGGATCTTCATTGTCCATCCGTAAGTTCCTGGTGATTTTTCAATTTGTATTTGCAGCCTGTTTAATCGTTTGTACTGCAGTGATTTATCAACAGTTAAATTATATTAAAAATAAACCTATTGGTTACAATAAGGCAAACCTGGTACAGATTTCTACAGAAGGTGAATTCTCTAAAAAAGAAAAACGCGAAATCCTGAAAGATGAATTGCTTAAATCGGGTGCCATAACCGCTTTTACTGAATACAGTTTGTCGTTAACCGGTGGAGGAAACAATACTTATGGAATTAACTGGCCGGGCAAAAACCAGAAAGATAAAATTCTGGTCAACTTTAGGTTTACCAATCTCGACCTTACCAAAACGACAGGCATGGAAATTTTAAAGGGGAGAGACTTTTCTAAAGATTTTGTAGATACCGCAAATGTTCTGGTTAATGAGGCATTGGTTAAGGTGATGGGTATGAAAGATCCTGTAGGTAAAATGATTGAATGGGGACAGCCGGTAAGGATTATTGGTGTGCTTAAAGATTATGTAATGGAATCGCCATATCAGAAAGCGACCCCGTTGCTAATTGCGCAAAATCCTAATAATGTTACCACTATTATTATGCGTTTAAACGATAAAAACAACATCACCTCATCTGTTAACCAGATCAGCGAAACAGCAAAGAGATTAAATCCCGCTTACCCGGCCACGATAAGGTTTGTTGATGATAATTTTGAATTAAAATTCAGGAACGAAAAACTTTTAGGAACGCTTTCTAACTGGTTTGGAGGCTTCGCTATTTTTATTTCCTGTTTAGGTTTGTTAGGATTAGCCTTATTTATGGCTGAGCAGCGTAAAAAAGAAATCAGCATCCGTAAAGTTTTAGGGGCCAGTACAGCCAACATCCTTACCTTATTAAATAAAGATTTTATAAAACTGGTTGCCATTGCCAACCTTATCGCATTTCCGTTGGCTTATATCATCATCAATAAATGGCTTTCGGGCTACGAATACCGCATTTCCGTTTCTGCCTTACCGTTTATTGCCGCCATAAGCCTGTCGGTTATTATAGCAATACTTACTGTAAGTGTGCAATCGGTTAAAGTAGCGAAGGCAAACCCGATAGATGCACTTAAATACGAGTAA